Genomic DNA from Paenibacillus donghaensis:
CGGAAGATCCGTTGTCCAAGAAGAAACGGGATAAGCCCGACAACGTGGAATTCCTCGCCTTCGAGACCAACGAGCAGGACCGCGCCAAGAAATACAAAGGCATCGGCCTGGATCCGCAGAATGAATTCGTGCTGCTGGCCAACGCTGAAATCGGCGGACTGCTGCAGAACCGCAGCATTCTGGAGCCTTACATTACAGACTGGCTGTCGCCGGAGCTGAGCATTACCGATGGCATGAACGGTGCCGCAGGTGTACGGCAGGCCGGACGTCTGCTGCTGTTCACGAAGATCAACCAGGTGGTTGGAGCCATCGACAAGAAGATCAAGACGTTGTCTGTCGGCACCAGTAAGAAGCTGATGGTGTTCCTGCTGACCGGTCTGTCCGGGGGGACGGGCAGCGGCGCTTTTCTGGATATCGCCTATATCGTACGCGGCATCATTGAACGTGACTATGGCTCTGCGGGTATCGACCGTGTGAATACGCTGGGCTATCTGTTCACACCGGACGTCAATCTGGCTAACAAAAGCCTCAGCGAGCACACCCGCGAATATATCCGCAAGAACGGTTATGCTGCGCTGAAGGAACTGGATTACTGGATGAATGTGGACAGCCGGGGCGAGCGGTTCCGCCAGCAGTACGGCAATATCCTGACCGTCAACTCGCCGCTGCCGCCGTTTAACCTCTGCCACCTGATCTCCGCGACCAACACGGAAGGCAAGCTGCTGGAGAATGCCTATGACTACTGCATGAACGTGACGGCAGAGAATATCACCAACTTCATGGCCAGTGAAGAGAAGCAATCGGGCGAGGAATTCGCCATCCATGACTATATCAGCAACATCCGCACCAACATTGCCCAGATGAACAAGGCGTATCCTGCCAATTATGAATACAACATTATCGGCGCTTCATCGGCAGTGCTTCCTATTGAAGAAATGACCACTTATCTGGCCTTCCGCCTATTCGACAAAATGGACAAAATGTTCCAGCAGGCTCCCGGCCAGGAGGATGTGGAGAAGCTGGCCCGCAAGCTGGGCATCGACCTGGACAGCATGATCAAAACCTTCGAATCGCGTGTGCCTGAGCCCCTGCCGGGCTTCCAGAACAGCGAACGGCTGAACCATGCCAATGTGATCAAGAACCAGGTGGTCAGCATGGATACCGAGCTGGAGCAGAACTTTCTGGCCCGTGCCCGTGAGGAATATATCAAAGCCAAAAAGCAGCTGCCGGGCGAGATTGTTCGCAACTTCGGCGAGGAGCTGGAGCGGATCTTCCTGCATCCGGAGCAGGGACCATTCTATGTGTCGCGGCTGCTGTACACCGAGAAGGGCTTCTGCATTCTGAAGCTGATTCAATCCTACATTGAAGCATTACGTGAGAGCCTGCTGCGCCTGCCGCGCGACATTGAGACGGCACAGGACAGTGCGGATGAGAAGCTGGGCGATGCCCGCAGCGCTTTTGTCTCCAAGGAGAAGAAGAAGAACGCCTACATTGATGCCAAGATTAACGAATACTGGCTGCATGCCGATGTGGAACGTACCGAGCAGATGATTCAGTTCTATGAGGACCTGTATGAGCTGCTGAACGAGGAGAATAACCGGATTTACGGCGTGTTTACGGAGATTTTGAGCGCGCTTAGTTCGATTTTTGCCAAAAATGGTGATCTGCTGATTAACGGTGAGGAGCAGGCGGACCACAAGGGCAACAAAACCTATTATTGGAACATCGTCAATGTGCCCGATATTTCGGCGACGATCTCGAAGATTATGGACCAGAAGGACGGCGACGACCTGATCCGTGACTTCACCCGCGAAATGCTGAAGAACTCCGGGCGCTGGGTCAAAGAGCAGGAGATTGATATTGTGCGTTCGATATCCGAATTCCTGAGCGACAAGTTCGGCGATCTCATTACCCGTTCGATGGAGGATTTCCTGGTGATGAAATACGGCCGCGACGAGCCGCTGGATAAATTTGTAGAGCGGATTATCGCAGGCCGTCTGGATGAGGATGCGGTGCCGATTTTTCACCTTAGCAACAGTTCGGGCAGCCTTCATTTCCCTTCCTGGGGGTTCGTCTCTGTACCGGTCAAGGCGCCGGGCATCCTGAAGGGTATCCGTAATTATCAGAATAATGCGCTGGGCAAATCGCAATTTACGATTAAAGAGAGCCAGGTGAAGAACCGGATTTTCTGGCTGAATACCCGCAACGGGGTGCCTCTGTTCGTCTATACGCCGCTGCGCGTATTCGAGGAGAACTACGAGCGGACGATCCTGGACAAGGAAGGCATTGGCCGCCATCTGGTGATGACCGACAAGAACAACTGGACCTATCTGCCTTCGCCGATTCCAGAGAAATCCTGGGGCGATACGTATGTGAATCCGCGTGTGCGTGAATACAATGCGCGGGTGCGTGCTGATTTCACCTTGGCGCTGAATGCTGGCGTTATTATCGAGAAGGGGCTGGATGAGAATACCAGCAGCCGCTATTCCGTGGTGTTCACGAAGCCGTTCGATCTGGACAAAATGCTCAGCGCGTTCGACCTCCAGCTGGACTCCACGCGTCCGAATCTGGGCGAGGTGAAGAAGGCGGCCGATGAGCTGAGAAGCCTGAGTGAGAAAGGTCTGGAGCGCGAAAGTGTGAAGGATATCTTCGGCAGCATCAGTCTGGATATGGCGCAGGAGAACCTGATCCGCTCGCCGCAGCTGATTACGCGTGTCCGTGAGGAGCTGGCTAAATACGCCGCGCTGACGGCCAAGGCTGCCGAACTGGATAAGCTGCTGCACCAGTATCTGGATGAGGAGAAATGGCTTGACCAGTTCATTGAGGCATTATATACAGACAGCATTGTCAAAAAAGGTGCACTCTATGTCTATGACCGTGACGAAGAGGAGGATGCCTGGGAGCCGTTCGCCAATCTGATGAAGGAACGCAGCTACGTCGAATATGCCGTGTACCGCCATTTCCGCGCTCTGGATGACAAGAGCCGCAGTGTGCTGCTGCGCAAAGCAGCGCGCCGCGCCGGAGAGATGACAGCTGCCGAGGATGTAACGCCGCTGCTATATAAGCTGGAAGGCCTGTATGTGTCGTTCCTGGAAGCGCGGGACAGTCTGGAATATGAGAAGGTTGAGCATGAGAACGGCGATGAGATGTACGGCTTCTACAGAAGCCTGACCGGCAAGCTTGCCAGCATCCGCAGAAAGCTGAAGTAGCCGGATGGATAAAGCACAAGTATTATCCTATGCAGAACAATATGCGGCACAGGAAGAAGCGCAGCGCAGCAAAGGGGATGGACGCAGCAGCATCCATTACCCTGCGTTGTTTCTGTTTGTGGGCGACAAGGTGGCCCCGGCCATCGCTCCGGTGCTGAACAGCTGTGAACGCAAATGGGACAATGCGGGCGGCATTATGGCCGTCCATGCGGCAGCGGAGGAAGCCGGTGCTGCCGGCGGCGGGAAGAAGGAGGGGCGCGAAGAGCGGGTAATGACGATGCCGCTGCCGCTAGCGGCAGGGCATGACAACCGGTCCGTGCGCCAGGCCGTCTACCGCCAGTTTCATGAGGACAGCCGCTATCTGGCAGAGATGAACCGGGTGCTGCGCCGGCTCAGCAACAGCATTGCGGACTATGGCCGGCTGTACTCCTCCTTCGATGTGATTCACCTCTCAGTCATTACGCGGGTCGATGACCCGCTTAATGTGCTGCTGCCCGAAATTACGCTGCTGGCCCGGGCCATTCTCAGCCAGTCGTTCAAATCGGTGCAGAGCGATTTATACACGCTGATCAACGAGCGGGAGCAGGGAGAGAATTTTGGCTATTCCAGCTCGGTAGGGCTGGCTTTTCTGCGTGAACTGGAAGCCATGCAGCTGAATGACTTTACCTTCGCCGCGCCGCTGCTGGTGACGGAAGAGGATTTGTCCATTCCGGTGAAGCATGGGCCGTCTCCGTTGTTCGACCTGGTCTACGTGCTGTCGGACAAGAACGAACGCGGCATGATGTCTCCTGGGGGCATGAATGACAATTATGAGATCATCTCCCATATCAGCCTGCTGAAGAATCGCGTCACTTCTGCTGCGGATGCCGATGCCGGTCATGGCGGCTACAACAACATGACCTTCAAAAGCGGTATCCGCGGCAGCACCGGCAGGCAGGGGTATGCCACTGCCGGATTCTCCGGCGTGAGAAGGCCCAATCTGCAGATTGCGCTGGCGGTGCTCTACCATGCCTTCCGCCAGCTGGCCGCGCAGATGCGTGAAGGCAGCCAGCTGAGCCTGCGGGAGCGGCAGATGCTGCTGGGCCTCGATGAAGCCGCCCTGCGCGAGCGGGCGGCGGCGCTGCTCCCGGATGAAGC
This window encodes:
- a CDS encoding tubulin-like doman-containing protein; this encodes MKPIVREHIQQLDVSLGGGIVSDKIRVDTIDNPILIIGLGGTGIDALLRLKYQINRRFKLPEDPLSKKKRDKPDNVEFLAFETNEQDRAKKYKGIGLDPQNEFVLLANAEIGGLLQNRSILEPYITDWLSPELSITDGMNGAAGVRQAGRLLLFTKINQVVGAIDKKIKTLSVGTSKKLMVFLLTGLSGGTGSGAFLDIAYIVRGIIERDYGSAGIDRVNTLGYLFTPDVNLANKSLSEHTREYIRKNGYAALKELDYWMNVDSRGERFRQQYGNILTVNSPLPPFNLCHLISATNTEGKLLENAYDYCMNVTAENITNFMASEEKQSGEEFAIHDYISNIRTNIAQMNKAYPANYEYNIIGASSAVLPIEEMTTYLAFRLFDKMDKMFQQAPGQEDVEKLARKLGIDLDSMIKTFESRVPEPLPGFQNSERLNHANVIKNQVVSMDTELEQNFLARAREEYIKAKKQLPGEIVRNFGEELERIFLHPEQGPFYVSRLLYTEKGFCILKLIQSYIEALRESLLRLPRDIETAQDSADEKLGDARSAFVSKEKKKNAYIDAKINEYWLHADVERTEQMIQFYEDLYELLNEENNRIYGVFTEILSALSSIFAKNGDLLINGEEQADHKGNKTYYWNIVNVPDISATISKIMDQKDGDDLIRDFTREMLKNSGRWVKEQEIDIVRSISEFLSDKFGDLITRSMEDFLVMKYGRDEPLDKFVERIIAGRLDEDAVPIFHLSNSSGSLHFPSWGFVSVPVKAPGILKGIRNYQNNALGKSQFTIKESQVKNRIFWLNTRNGVPLFVYTPLRVFEENYERTILDKEGIGRHLVMTDKNNWTYLPSPIPEKSWGDTYVNPRVREYNARVRADFTLALNAGVIIEKGLDENTSSRYSVVFTKPFDLDKMLSAFDLQLDSTRPNLGEVKKAADELRSLSEKGLERESVKDIFGSISLDMAQENLIRSPQLITRVREELAKYAALTAKAAELDKLLHQYLDEEKWLDQFIEALYTDSIVKKGALYVYDRDEEEDAWEPFANLMKERSYVEYAVYRHFRALDDKSRSVLLRKAARRAGEMTAAEDVTPLLYKLEGLYVSFLEARDSLEYEKVEHENGDEMYGFYRSLTGKLASIRRKLK